One Tepidimicrobium xylanilyticum DNA segment encodes these proteins:
- the eno gene encoding phosphopyruvate hydratase, whose product MSMITDVYAREVLDSRGNPTVEVEVWTEFGAHGRALVPSGASTGAFEAVELRDGDKERYLGKGVMKAVDNVNNIIAEEIIGMDVFDQVGIDKLLIELDGTENKGKLGANAILGVSLAVARAAAEELGIPLYKYIGGVNAKVLPVPMMNILNGGKHADNNVDIQEFMVMPVGAVNFREALRMGAEIFHSLRSVLKGKGLNTAVGDEGGFAPNLSSNEEALKTIVEAIEKAGYKPGEDVYLALDVAATEIYDEEKKIYKLAGEGRELNVDEMIDYYGELVRKYPIISIEDGLAEDDWEGWKKLTERLGNKIQLVGDDLFVTNTKRLEKGIEMGVSNSVLIKLNQIGTLTETLNTIEMAKVHGYTAVVSHRSGETEDTTIADLVVATNAGQIKTGAPSRTDRVAKYNQLLRIEDVLGEVSEYRGKEAFYNIKK is encoded by the coding sequence ATGAGCATGATTACAGATGTATACGCAAGAGAAGTACTCGATTCAAGGGGAAACCCTACAGTAGAAGTGGAAGTTTGGACAGAGTTTGGGGCTCATGGTAGAGCTTTAGTACCATCAGGTGCAAGTACTGGTGCCTTTGAAGCTGTGGAATTAAGAGATGGAGATAAAGAAAGATATTTAGGCAAAGGTGTTATGAAAGCTGTTGATAATGTTAACAATATAATTGCCGAGGAAATAATTGGAATGGATGTATTTGATCAAGTGGGAATAGACAAACTTTTGATAGAATTAGATGGAACAGAGAATAAAGGTAAATTAGGAGCTAATGCTATACTAGGAGTTTCTCTTGCTGTAGCAAGAGCTGCTGCTGAGGAGTTAGGAATTCCACTATATAAATATATTGGTGGAGTAAATGCTAAAGTACTTCCAGTTCCTATGATGAACATATTAAATGGTGGAAAACACGCTGACAATAATGTAGATATTCAAGAATTTATGGTTATGCCCGTAGGAGCAGTAAACTTTAGAGAAGCATTAAGAATGGGAGCAGAAATATTCCACAGTCTACGTTCTGTGTTAAAGGGCAAGGGATTAAATACTGCCGTAGGCGATGAAGGAGGATTTGCTCCAAACCTATCCAGCAATGAAGAAGCCTTAAAAACTATAGTAGAAGCTATCGAAAAAGCAGGATATAAACCAGGAGAAGATGTATACTTAGCACTAGATGTAGCAGCTACTGAGATATATGATGAAGAGAAGAAAATTTATAAACTTGCAGGCGAAGGCAGAGAACTAAATGTTGATGAGATGATTGACTATTACGGAGAATTGGTCAGAAAATATCCAATTATATCTATAGAAGATGGATTAGCTGAAGACGATTGGGAAGGTTGGAAAAAATTAACTGAAAGATTAGGAAATAAAATCCAATTGGTTGGTGACGACTTATTTGTAACCAATACAAAACGTCTAGAAAAAGGAATTGAAATGGGAGTATCTAATTCAGTACTAATAAAGCTAAATCAAATAGGTACATTAACTGAAACTTTAAACACAATTGAAATGGCTAAAGTTCATGGTTATACTGCTGTAGTATCCCATAGGTCTGGAGAAACAGAAGATACTACAATAGCAGATTTAGTAGTTGCTACAAATGCAGGTCAAATTAAGACAGGAGCTCCTTCTAGAACGGATAGGGTAGCAAAATATAATCAATTATTAAGGATAGAAGACGTACTTGGAGAAGTTAGTGAGTACAGAGGAAAGGAAGCATTCTATAACATAAAGAAATAG
- the gpmI gene encoding 2,3-bisphosphoglycerate-independent phosphoglycerate mutase, giving the protein MNKKPVMLIVLDGWGLGDEYEGNAIYLAKTPNFDRLLKEYPNTRLSASGLAVGLPEGQMGNSEVGHLNIGSGRIIYQELTKITKSIEDGSFFAKEEFLSAIDNAKKNGSKLHIMGLVSDGGVHSHNTHLYALLELCKREGFGDVYIHAFLDGRDVPPTIGKQHLTELKEEIDRIGVGKIATVSGRYYAMDRDKRWERTKLAYDAMVLGLGKNDTCPIEAVEKSYNEGINDEFVIPTVILENGKPMATIDNGDSIIFFNFRPDRARQITRAIVDEDFDGFNRDKRVDTFFVTMTEYDKTIKNVNVVFKTEKPENTLGEYVSNLSLNQLRIAETEKYAHVTFFFNGGREEPYKNEDRVLIPSPKVATYDLKPEMSAIEVKDEVLNRLKMDKYDLIILNFANPDMVGHTGVVEAAIKAVETVDSCLGEIVDLLLEIGGKAIITADHGNAEMMKDKSNGKPITAHTTNMVPLILVGDKNMSLREGILADIAPTILDLMGLEKPEEMTGESLIIKN; this is encoded by the coding sequence ATGAATAAAAAGCCAGTAATGTTAATAGTATTAGATGGCTGGGGGCTTGGAGATGAGTATGAAGGCAATGCAATATATCTAGCTAAAACACCTAATTTCGATAGATTGTTAAAAGAGTACCCAAATACCAGATTAAGTGCTAGTGGTTTAGCTGTAGGATTGCCAGAAGGTCAGATGGGAAATTCAGAAGTGGGGCACCTAAATATTGGTTCTGGTAGGATCATATACCAAGAATTAACCAAAATAACCAAGTCCATTGAAGATGGAAGTTTCTTTGCAAAAGAAGAATTCTTATCGGCCATTGACAATGCAAAGAAAAACGGTTCTAAGCTCCATATTATGGGCTTAGTATCAGATGGAGGTGTCCACAGCCATAATACCCATCTATATGCTTTATTGGAACTATGTAAACGAGAAGGTTTTGGAGACGTATATATTCATGCCTTTTTAGATGGTAGAGATGTGCCTCCTACTATTGGGAAGCAACATTTAACAGAATTAAAAGAAGAGATAGATAGAATTGGAGTAGGAAAGATTGCAACTGTATCTGGAAGATACTATGCAATGGACAGGGATAAAAGATGGGAAAGGACAAAGCTTGCCTATGATGCAATGGTATTAGGATTAGGCAAGAATGATACTTGCCCCATAGAAGCAGTAGAAAAATCCTATAATGAGGGTATAAATGATGAATTCGTAATTCCTACTGTAATTCTAGAAAATGGGAAACCTATGGCTACTATAGATAATGGAGATTCAATAATATTTTTCAACTTTAGGCCAGACAGGGCTCGTCAAATTACAAGAGCCATAGTTGATGAGGATTTTGATGGTTTTAATAGGGACAAAAGGGTGGATACTTTCTTTGTGACCATGACAGAATATGATAAGACTATAAAAAATGTAAATGTTGTATTCAAAACAGAAAAACCAGAAAATACATTAGGTGAATACGTAAGTAACCTAAGTCTTAATCAATTGAGAATAGCAGAAACCGAAAAGTATGCCCATGTAACCTTTTTCTTTAATGGTGGCAGAGAGGAACCCTACAAGAATGAAGATAGGGTTTTAATCCCTTCGCCAAAGGTAGCCACCTATGATTTAAAACCAGAAATGAGTGCTATCGAGGTAAAAGATGAAGTATTAAATAGGTTGAAAATGGATAAGTACGATTTGATCATATTGAATTTTGCAAATCCTGATATGGTTGGGCATACAGGGGTAGTAGAAGCAGCAATTAAGGCGGTAGAGACTGTTGATTCCTGCTTGGGTGAAATAGTAGACTTGTTGCTTGAAATAGGCGGTAAGGCCATAATTACCGCAGACCATGGAAACGCAGAAATGATGAAGGATAAGAGTAATGGAAAACCAATAACTGCCCATACTACTAATATGGTCCCGTTGATTCTAGTAGGGGATAAGAATATGAGCTTAAGAGAAGGAATATTAGCAGATATAGCACCAACCATACTAGACCTAATGGGCTTGGAAAAGCCAGAGGAAATGACTGGCGAAAGTCTTATAATTAAGAATTAA
- the gap gene encoding type I glyceraldehyde-3-phosphate dehydrogenase translates to MTMKVGLSGFGRMGKDFLRIYAEENINDFELVALNASGDLNIIAHLFKYDSLYGKFNGTVEVAEDGLIINGKKIKVIAHRDPSEIPWKELGVDLVIDSTGAFRDRDGLQKHIDAGAKKVILTAPGKNEDITIVMGVNEDKYDPENHHIISNASCTTNCLAPVAKVILNEFGIKKGLMTTIHAYTNDQRILDKRHKDLRRARAAAESMIPTTTGAAKAVALVLPELKGKLNGFAVRVPVPTVSLVDVVFEVERETTVEEVNAALKKAAEGELKGIMAYSEEPLVSRDYQGDPHSATVDALSTMVIGNMVKVVAWYDNEWGYAKRVVDLAKLVANK, encoded by the coding sequence ATGACAATGAAGGTTGGTTTAAGCGGATTTGGAAGAATGGGAAAAGACTTCCTAAGGATTTATGCAGAAGAAAATATAAATGATTTTGAGTTGGTTGCACTAAATGCATCAGGGGATTTAAACATTATAGCCCATTTATTTAAATACGATTCCCTTTATGGCAAATTCAATGGCACAGTGGAAGTAGCGGAGGATGGATTAATTATCAATGGCAAGAAGATTAAGGTAATAGCCCACAGAGACCCATCTGAAATTCCTTGGAAAGAATTAGGAGTAGATTTAGTTATTGATTCAACAGGCGCTTTTAGAGATAGGGATGGACTACAAAAGCATATTGATGCAGGAGCTAAGAAGGTAATTTTAACTGCACCTGGCAAAAATGAAGATATCACCATAGTGATGGGAGTTAATGAAGATAAGTATGACCCAGAAAACCATCATATCATTTCTAATGCATCTTGTACTACAAACTGCCTTGCACCAGTAGCAAAGGTTATACTAAATGAATTTGGTATAAAGAAAGGTTTAATGACAACTATACATGCTTATACTAATGACCAAAGAATCCTAGATAAGAGACATAAGGATTTAAGAAGAGCGAGAGCAGCTGCAGAATCCATGATACCAACTACTACTGGAGCAGCAAAAGCTGTAGCTCTAGTATTGCCAGAACTTAAAGGTAAATTAAATGGATTTGCTGTTAGAGTTCCTGTACCAACAGTTTCTTTAGTAGATGTAGTATTTGAAGTTGAAAGAGAAACAACAGTAGAAGAAGTTAATGCAGCATTGAAAAAGGCTGCAGAAGGTGAATTAAAGGGCATAATGGCATATTCTGAAGAGCCTCTAGTATCCAGAGATTATCAAGGCGATCCACATTCAGCTACAGTAGATGCTCTATCCACTATGGTGATAGGGAATATGGTTAAGGTTGTAGCTTGGTATGACAATGAATGGGGATATGCAAAAAGAGTAGTAGACCTAGCAAAATTAGTAGCAAATAAGTAA
- a CDS encoding alpha/beta fold hydrolase, with amino-acid sequence MIVEIDGIKINYICEGQGKDILVLHGWGANISTVLPIINLLKPYFRVYAVDLPGFGESDKPKEVFGSEDYARILKEFIDKMGVKKIVLIGHSFGGKLSILLGIKYPEIIDKIVLINSAGLVPKRGLKYYIKVYGFKTLKFLYNIIFFWANKEEKREKFYKRFGSTDYREADGIMRKILVRVVNEDFKEILKEIKSPTLLIWGDKDTATPLYMGKIMESQIPDSGLVILEGAGHYSYLDDFNRFAIILKTFLLN; translated from the coding sequence ATGATAGTAGAAATTGATGGAATTAAAATCAATTATATTTGTGAAGGACAAGGAAAGGATATATTAGTATTACATGGTTGGGGTGCTAATATAAGCACGGTTTTGCCTATAATAAACCTATTAAAACCTTATTTTAGAGTATATGCAGTAGACTTACCTGGCTTTGGGGAAAGTGACAAACCAAAGGAAGTTTTTGGTTCTGAAGACTATGCTAGGATTTTGAAGGAATTTATAGATAAAATGGGAGTTAAAAAGATAGTTTTAATAGGCCATTCCTTTGGAGGAAAACTCTCTATATTATTGGGAATCAAGTATCCGGAAATTATAGACAAGATTGTGTTAATAAACAGTGCTGGATTAGTGCCCAAAAGAGGACTTAAGTATTATATTAAGGTATATGGCTTTAAAACTTTAAAATTTCTATATAATATCATTTTTTTCTGGGCAAACAAGGAAGAAAAGAGAGAAAAATTCTACAAAAGGTTTGGTTCAACGGATTATAGGGAAGCAGATGGGATAATGAGAAAAATACTAGTTAGAGTTGTCAATGAAGACTTTAAAGAGATTTTAAAAGAAATAAAATCACCCACATTATTGATATGGGGAGATAAGGATACAGCTACACCACTATATATGGGGAAGATAATGGAAAGTCAGATTCCTGATAGCGGATTAGTAATATTAGAGGGTGCAGGTCATTATTCTTACTTAGATGATTTTAACCGATTTGCTATTATACTGAAGACTTTTTTATTAAATTAG
- the tpiA gene encoding triose-phosphate isomerase produces MRVPIIAGNWKMNNTISESLALIEAILNSKLSAEVEKVVAVPFTSLMEVKKALKGTDIKVAAQNMHWEDNGAYTGEVSPLMLKEIGVDYCIIGHSERRQYFCESDETVNKKVKSALKHGIKPILCVGETLEEREEGKEEEVVKRQLLKALEDVAKKDIGNVVIAYEPVWAIGTGKTASSEDANNMCGFIRKVVGEKYEEEIKEVLRIQYGGSVKPSNIKELMAKEEIDGALVGGASLIAEDFVKIVNY; encoded by the coding sequence ATGCGGGTTCCTATAATTGCAGGGAACTGGAAGATGAACAATACCATATCAGAATCCCTTGCATTGATAGAGGCTATATTAAATAGTAAGTTAAGTGCAGAAGTAGAAAAAGTAGTAGCAGTTCCCTTTACCAGTTTAATGGAAGTAAAAAAAGCTTTAAAAGGAACGGACATTAAAGTGGCAGCTCAAAATATGCATTGGGAAGATAATGGAGCTTATACTGGCGAAGTGTCTCCGTTGATGTTAAAGGAGATAGGAGTAGACTATTGTATTATAGGGCATTCGGAGAGAAGGCAATACTTTTGTGAATCAGATGAAACGGTAAACAAAAAAGTAAAGTCTGCGTTAAAACATGGTATTAAACCTATATTGTGTGTGGGCGAAACATTAGAAGAAAGAGAAGAAGGTAAGGAAGAAGAGGTAGTTAAAAGGCAACTCCTTAAGGCATTAGAAGATGTTGCAAAGAAAGATATAGGAAACGTTGTTATTGCCTATGAACCTGTATGGGCTATAGGCACTGGCAAAACTGCCTCATCCGAGGATGCTAATAATATGTGTGGATTTATTAGAAAAGTTGTAGGAGAGAAATATGAAGAAGAAATTAAGGAAGTTCTCAGAATCCAATATGGTGGAAGTGTAAAGCCCAGCAATATAAAAGAACTTATGGCAAAGGAAGAAATAGATGGAGCTTTAGTAGGAGGAGCTAGTCTTATTGCAGAGGATTTTGTTAAAATTGTAAATTACTAG
- a CDS encoding UDP-N-acetylmuramoyl-tripeptide--D-alanyl-D-alanine ligase: MVRLISISVVLIWMYFLVERSKFFLHMMQLEGYKGEQYRRWLQKSEKVYSKRLKKYTLLITTITLLFIIEIIILAKYEKILNTIWLGQIVLWIILMTRTLNEKDKEAKKPLVLTNRAKRLFVTNFLLNIIAILMIYILYMMLIDEVLLFFPVMLLFGTFLYYLQPEILYFSNIIVKPLEDRINLHFYRKAQRKISSMNNLHVIGITGSFGKTSTKFITGTILKEKYRVLNTPESYNTPMGLSMVINNQLNEKHQVFIAEMGARNIGDIKELAKLTKPRIGVITSIGPTHLETFKNLENIMKTKFELIEELPTDGIAILNYDDEHIKKLADKTFKEKILYGMEDVDKLDIFAEDVEVSEKGSTFTIKDKKGNNIRCTTRLLGKHNIYNILAGVSVAIAMGMNLEEIKRGIEKIEPVPHRLNIINPGTGITIIDDAFNSNPIGAKAALEVLSQFKEGRKIIVTPGMVELGAREEEANRELGVNIGKVCDFAILVGEKRTIPIYEGLMEIGYNKDNVFVVSSLDEATKIIQKIARPKDVILFENDLPDNYSE; the protein is encoded by the coding sequence ATGGTTAGGCTAATATCTATTTCTGTGGTGCTAATTTGGATGTACTTCTTAGTTGAAAGGTCTAAATTCTTTTTACATATGATGCAACTAGAAGGATATAAAGGAGAACAGTATAGAAGATGGTTACAAAAAAGTGAAAAAGTATATAGCAAAAGATTGAAAAAATATACTCTATTAATTACTACTATAACCTTACTGTTCATAATTGAAATCATAATTTTAGCTAAATATGAAAAAATACTAAATACAATTTGGCTTGGTCAAATTGTACTTTGGATTATTTTGATGACAAGAACGTTGAATGAAAAAGATAAAGAAGCAAAGAAGCCCTTGGTACTTACCAATAGAGCTAAACGACTATTTGTAACCAATTTCCTATTAAACATTATTGCTATATTAATGATCTACATACTTTATATGATGCTAATAGATGAAGTATTGTTATTCTTTCCCGTTATGCTGTTGTTTGGAACTTTTCTTTACTATTTACAGCCAGAGATCCTATATTTTTCAAATATAATAGTCAAACCATTGGAGGATAGGATAAATCTCCATTTTTATCGTAAGGCACAACGAAAAATAAGCTCTATGAATAATCTTCACGTCATAGGAATAACTGGTAGTTTTGGAAAAACCAGCACTAAGTTTATAACGGGAACCATATTAAAGGAGAAATATAGGGTATTGAATACACCTGAAAGCTATAATACTCCGATGGGCTTAAGTATGGTAATAAATAATCAATTAAATGAAAAACATCAAGTATTTATTGCAGAAATGGGAGCTAGAAATATAGGGGATATTAAAGAATTAGCAAAACTTACTAAACCAAGAATTGGAGTTATTACTTCCATAGGTCCTACTCATTTGGAAACATTTAAAAATTTAGAAAATATAATGAAGACTAAATTCGAATTAATAGAGGAATTACCTACAGATGGAATAGCAATACTAAATTATGATGATGAACATATTAAAAAGTTGGCAGATAAAACCTTTAAAGAAAAAATACTATATGGGATGGAAGATGTAGATAAGCTGGATATATTTGCAGAAGATGTGGAAGTATCTGAAAAGGGATCTACTTTCACCATAAAGGACAAAAAAGGCAATAATATTAGGTGTACAACTAGATTGTTGGGTAAGCACAATATATACAATATATTGGCAGGTGTTTCTGTAGCCATAGCTATGGGGATGAACTTAGAGGAGATAAAGAGGGGAATAGAAAAGATAGAGCCTGTTCCTCACAGGTTGAACATAATAAATCCAGGAACAGGAATAACAATAATTGATGATGCCTTTAATTCTAATCCTATTGGTGCTAAAGCAGCATTAGAAGTGCTTTCCCAATTTAAAGAGGGGAGAAAAATAATAGTAACTCCAGGTATGGTGGAACTAGGTGCAAGGGAGGAAGAAGCAAATCGAGAACTAGGGGTTAATATCGGCAAGGTATGTGATTTTGCTATCTTAGTAGGAGAAAAAAGAACCATCCCCATATATGAGGGATTGATGGAAATTGGGTATAATAAAGATAATGTATTTGTAGTAAGTAGTTTAGATGAAGCTACAAAGATAATACAGAAAATTGCAAGGCCAAAGGATGTCATATTATTCGAAAATGATTTGCCTGATAATTATAGTGAGTAG
- a CDS encoding phosphoglycerate kinase yields the protein MLNKKTIEDLQVEGKRVLVRCDFNVPMDENRNITDDRRIVSSLPTIKYLIDNKARVILMSHLGRPKGEPNPKYSLQPVAKRLSELLGKEVIFAEEDKVVSDKVGEIVSNMKDGDVVLLENTRFRKEEEKNEESFAKELASLGDIYVNDAFGTSHRAHTSNVGLSSQLPSAVGYLVEKEISIMGKALENPERPFVAILGGAKVSDKIGVIENLLNKVDVILIGGGMAYTFLKAQGYEIGTSILEEDKVDLAKDLLKKAEEKKVKLLLPVDVVVAEEFKNDTVFKTVKIDSIPENMMGLDIGEETVKLFSKEIKEARTVVWNGPMGVFEMENFKKGTDAIAKALAETEAITIVGGGDSASAVEKAGYADKITHISTGGGASLEFLEGKVLPGIDAIDDK from the coding sequence ATGTTAAATAAAAAGACTATAGAAGATTTACAAGTAGAAGGCAAAAGGGTATTGGTAAGATGTGATTTCAACGTTCCTATGGATGAAAATAGAAATATTACTGATGATAGAAGGATAGTAAGTTCTTTACCAACTATAAAATATTTAATTGATAATAAAGCAAGGGTAATATTGATGTCCCATTTAGGTCGACCAAAAGGAGAGCCCAATCCTAAATACAGTTTGCAACCTGTTGCTAAAAGGCTATCGGAACTACTAGGCAAGGAAGTAATTTTTGCTGAAGAAGATAAAGTTGTAAGCGATAAGGTAGGGGAAATAGTATCCAATATGAAGGATGGAGATGTGGTGCTTTTAGAAAACACCAGATTTAGAAAAGAAGAAGAAAAGAATGAGGAGAGTTTCGCAAAGGAATTGGCTTCCCTTGGAGATATATATGTAAATGATGCTTTTGGAACTTCACATAGGGCCCATACTTCAAATGTAGGTTTATCGAGTCAATTGCCTTCAGCAGTAGGATATCTAGTAGAAAAGGAAATATCCATAATGGGTAAGGCTTTAGAAAATCCAGAAAGGCCTTTTGTTGCTATATTGGGAGGAGCTAAAGTATCTGATAAAATTGGAGTTATAGAGAATTTATTGAACAAGGTAGATGTCATTCTAATCGGAGGAGGAATGGCCTATACCTTCTTAAAGGCTCAAGGTTATGAAATAGGCACTTCAATTTTAGAAGAAGATAAAGTAGATTTGGCTAAAGATTTGTTGAAAAAGGCAGAAGAGAAAAAAGTGAAGTTGTTATTGCCTGTGGATGTAGTTGTAGCCGAAGAATTCAAAAATGATACAGTGTTTAAGACTGTAAAAATAGACAGTATTCCAGAGAACATGATGGGATTAGATATAGGAGAAGAGACTGTTAAACTATTCTCAAAAGAGATTAAAGAAGCAAGGACTGTAGTTTGGAATGGACCAATGGGCGTGTTTGAAATGGAAAACTTCAAGAAAGGAACAGATGCAATAGCTAAGGCATTAGCAGAAACAGAGGCTATAACTATTGTTGGTGGTGGAGATAGTGCTTCAGCTGTTGAAAAAGCAGGTTATGCTGATAAGATTACCCATATCTCAACAGGTGGTGGAGCTTCTTTAGAATTTTTAGAAGGAAAAGTATTACCTGGAATTGATGCTATTGATGATAAATAA
- a CDS encoding sodium-translocating pyrophosphatase, translating into MDLVLIAAPITGVIALIFAMYKAKYVEGANPGNDRMREIASYIEEGAMAFLKREYRAVAVFMAVFFVVLTFAIDWQTAVCFVIGGIFSLAAGFSGMKVATKANVRTANAAKEEGMTKALNIAFSGGSVMGMSVVGLGLLGIGALYIIFENASIVTGFSLGASSVALFARVGGGIYTKAADVGADLVGKVEAGIPEDDPRNPAVIADNVGDNVGDVAGMGADLFESYVGAIISAITLGLVAFGEAGVKYAFALSAVGIIASIIGVYFVRGDKDPQKALNNGTLVSSVITIIAAFVLSRVLLGSLRPFVSILSGLVVGLIIGRVTEYYTSADYKPVKKIAKESETGSSTNIIGGLSVGMMSTGIPIVIICIGIIVSFVALSGGLNGDIDITGGLYGIALAAVGMLSTTGMTIAVDAYGPISDNAGGIAEMCDLPEEVREVTDKLDAVGNTTAAVGKGFAIGSAALTALSLFSSYTQAVNLSGIELTKPTVIVGLFIGGVLPFIFSAMTMDAVGKAANDMIEEVRRQFREIPGIMEGKATPEYGTCVDISTKAALREMIVPGVMAVVVPLIVGLLLGAEALGGLLAGSLVTGVLMAIFMANSGGAWDNAKKYIEEGHHGGKGSEAHKAAVVGDTVGDPFKDTSGPSLNILIKLMTVVALTFAPLL; encoded by the coding sequence ATGGATTTAGTACTAATAGCCGCTCCAATCACAGGTGTAATAGCCCTTATTTTTGCAATGTATAAAGCTAAATATGTTGAAGGTGCCAATCCAGGAAACGATAGAATGAGGGAAATAGCTTCGTATATAGAAGAGGGAGCAATGGCTTTTTTGAAAAGAGAATATAGGGCTGTAGCCGTATTTATGGCAGTATTTTTTGTAGTATTAACCTTTGCCATCGATTGGCAAACGGCAGTTTGCTTCGTAATAGGTGGTATATTTTCATTAGCTGCTGGATTTAGTGGAATGAAAGTTGCTACTAAAGCAAATGTTAGGACTGCAAATGCCGCGAAAGAAGAGGGCATGACTAAAGCATTAAATATAGCCTTTTCTGGTGGCTCTGTAATGGGAATGAGCGTAGTAGGATTAGGATTATTAGGAATTGGTGCATTATACATAATTTTTGAAAATGCATCAATAGTTACTGGATTTAGTTTAGGGGCTTCATCTGTAGCGTTATTTGCACGTGTTGGTGGAGGTATTTATACTAAAGCTGCTGACGTAGGAGCAGATTTAGTTGGTAAGGTAGAAGCAGGTATCCCTGAAGATGACCCAAGAAACCCTGCGGTTATAGCTGATAACGTAGGAGATAACGTTGGAGACGTTGCAGGAATGGGTGCTGACTTGTTTGAATCCTATGTAGGTGCTATAATTTCTGCTATTACATTAGGATTAGTAGCTTTTGGAGAAGCAGGAGTAAAATACGCGTTTGCATTATCAGCAGTAGGTATAATAGCATCCATAATAGGAGTTTATTTTGTAAGAGGAGATAAAGACCCGCAGAAAGCGTTAAATAACGGAACCTTAGTAAGTTCTGTAATAACAATAATTGCAGCATTTGTATTGAGTAGAGTATTATTAGGTTCATTAAGACCTTTTGTTTCTATTTTATCCGGACTAGTTGTAGGTTTAATAATTGGTAGAGTTACAGAATACTATACTTCTGCTGATTACAAACCAGTTAAGAAGATTGCTAAGGAGTCAGAAACTGGTTCAAGTACAAATATAATCGGTGGATTATCTGTAGGTATGATGTCAACAGGTATACCTATAGTAATCATATGTATAGGAATTATAGTTTCCTTTGTGGCTTTAAGTGGAGGATTAAATGGTGATATAGATATTACTGGAGGATTATATGGTATTGCTTTGGCTGCAGTAGGAATGCTTTCTACAACAGGAATGACTATAGCAGTAGATGCTTATGGTCCGATATCGGATAATGCTGGCGGAATTGCTGAAATGTGTGATTTACCAGAGGAAGTAAGGGAAGTTACAGATAAATTGGATGCTGTTGGTAATACTACAGCAGCTGTAGGTAAAGGATTTGCTATAGGTTCTGCAGCATTAACTGCTTTATCCTTATTCTCATCTTATACACAAGCAGTGAATTTAAGTGGAATAGAATTAACCAAACCAACTGTAATAGTAGGTCTATTTATTGGAGGAGTGTTGCCATTTATATTCTCAGCTATGACAATGGACGCAGTTGGAAAAGCTGCTAATGACATGATCGAAGAAGTTAGAAGACAATTTAGAGAGATTCCAGGAATAATGGAAGGCAAAGCAACCCCTGAATATGGAACATGTGTTGATATAAGCACAAAAGCAGCTTTAAGGGAAATGATTGTTCCAGGTGTTATGGCTGTGGTAGTGCCTCTAATAGTTGGGTTATTATTAGGGGCAGAAGCTTTAGGTGGCCTGTTAGCAGGCTCCTTAGTAACTGGTGTATTAATGGCTATATTCATGGCAAACTCAGGAGGAGCTTGGGATAATGCTAAAAAATATATAGAAGAGGGACATCATGGTGGTAAAGGCAGTGAAGCTCATAAAGCAGCAGTAGTTGGAGATACGGTAGGGGACCCATTCAAGGATACTTCTGGACCTTCATTGAATATATTAATAAAACTAATGACAGTTGTTGCTTTGACATTTGCACCTCTATTATAA
- the secG gene encoding preprotein translocase subunit SecG encodes MTIFFSVIFLISSITLIVSVLMQESKSEGLGTLSGGGQNAFGKSRFRTLEAMLKKITTVSAIVFMISALALAII; translated from the coding sequence ATGACTATTTTTTTCTCAGTAATATTTCTAATATCTAGTATTACGTTAATCGTGTCCGTATTAATGCAAGAAAGCAAATCTGAAGGATTGGGAACTTTATCCGGTGGAGGCCAGAACGCTTTTGGAAAATCTAGATTTAGAACCCTTGAAGCTATGCTTAAAAAGATAACTACAGTTTCTGCAATTGTGTTTATGATATCAGCATTGGCATTAGCTATTATTTAA